The genomic region CCGCCGACAGACCGGCTCGCAGCGAGGCGGACAACCCGTTCGACCAGTCACGGGCGACGACGGCGCGCGCGGGCGGCGGCACTTCGACCAGCGCCGCGCCCAGCACCACCACCACGTCGCCGCATCCGCCGGAGTGCATCGCGGCGATCGCCGCGTGCAGCCAGTCACCCTGAGCGGCAAGCACTTTCGGCTTCCCGAATCGAGAGCCCGCCCCGGCGGCGAGAATCACACCGGCGACGGTCGCGGACATGCCACCCAGTGTGCGCCGTAGACCGGGTTTCGACAAATTTGTCATATCCACAGGTTCACCACGCCGAGTCGTCGATGACCGGTGCCAGCGCTCTGACCTGCGGTTATTACGGGATAGGCTTAACGATTGTCAGCCTGGCCTGATGGGGCGTAGGGTCGATTCAGGTTGAGTTCAACAGCCGCTTGGAAGCGTCATCGACGCGCAGAGGAACTCCCACCCCCCTGTAGCGAAGGCTTTGAAACCGCAGGGCCCGAAAATCTTGACGTGAGCCACAGTACGAATCCCGCATTCAACTGATGGAGTCACAATGTCCACCATTTCGCATTCGCCGCCCACGTTGACCACGGCTCTGTTGGAGCCGACCAACTGCCACACCGCCCATTTCGCCACCCGTTGGGTGCATCCGGACACTTCGGTGGTCACGGCGCACGGCGAGATCGACACCGCCAACGCCCAGGAGTTCGTCAACTATGCGCTGCGGCACGCCGACCTCGTCGAGCACCTGGTGGTGGATCTGTCCGGCGTCGACTTCTTCGGCACCGCAGGGTTTTCGGCCCTGCACACACTCAACACCCGTGCCGTCGCCGAGGGC from Mycobacterium sp. IDR2000157661 harbors:
- a CDS encoding STAS domain-containing protein, with the translated sequence MSTISHSPPTLTTALLEPTNCHTAHFATRWVHPDTSVVTAHGEIDTANAQEFVNYALRHADLVEHLVVDLSGVDFFGTAGFSALHTLNTRAVAEGIEWTLVPSASVSRLLRLCDPDSILPVSAGVDAALSTVQGRPQPLLQLVPQSH